The following are encoded together in the Ranitomeya imitator isolate aRanImi1 chromosome 4, aRanImi1.pri, whole genome shotgun sequence genome:
- the LOC138674698 gene encoding extracellular calcium-sensing receptor-like — protein sequence MTTSQVAGGVVAVVQVCGSCCLLRNDGVCSASLEDTKSLSLYLDERFHFESYQQLQAMMYAIEEINKDPDTLRNVTLGFKAYDSCDDLHLDLGSSLQLLTGTELAIPNYRCTPEIPLTAVIGPAVSTHSIVLAHILGLYSYPQISHYSTSHQLSDHKKFPSFFRTVPSDAFQSLGLAKLVLHFGWTWVGLLAIDNDYGQQGIQMVRQEIIKGGACVAFAENIMMNQPDRNAPRIVKVIKESNVKVIVIFSTDVDLVPVLEEMLRHNITNKTFVASEAWSTSSLHSIEKFSRLLSGTIGLAFYSGSIPGLGRFLKAVHPNSSLEKDWIKIFWEQAFNCKFPLGSNTTNVSNAILNDCTGQENMENIKSSFTDVSNLRTTYSVYTAVRVVAKALKDLNNCGLMQGPLSQYRCPDIYLLHPWQLLYYMKNVRVKLSGGRELYFDENGDPPPVYDIVNWQLSSEGSIQQVKVGSYDTAASTNQFFTINTSLLLWATEDHQVPLSVCSNSCPYGFWKAARSGQPACCFECVPCPHGAITNNTNSIDCIKCPFDQWPNNEKSTCIPKSMEYLSFEDPLGTSVTAISVLSSLAPDFILRLFFQYKSSPVVKANNYSLSCLLLISLSFCFLSSMAFIGYPQPEKCLLRQATFGMVFALCISCILAKTVMVVLAFMATKPDSNLRKWATPQVSCMIVFIGFLLQFVICLSWLLLAPPFPQYSTHTQSMVIIVECNEGSSIAFWTMLGYLFFLATISFIVAFLSRRLPDSFNEAQYITFSMLSFLSVWISYIPGSLSAEGKYTVAMETFAILASSWALVICMFLPKCFIILFRPNLNSKINIMKKDRY from the exons GtttcattttgagagctatcaacaGCTGCAGGCCATGATGTATGCCATAGAGGAGATCAACAAAGACCCAGATACTCTGCGCAATGTCACGCTGGGCTTTAAAGCTTATGATTCCTGTGATGATCTGCATCTGGACTTAGGAAGCTCATTGCAATTGTTAACAGGAACAGAATTAGCCATCCCCAACTACAGATGTACCCCAGAAATTCCTCTTACTGCAGTTATTGGTCCGGCCGTCTCAACTCATTCGATTGTCCTGGCACATATACTGGGGCTCTATAGCTATCCACAG ATCAGTCACTATTCAACAAGCCATCAACTGAGTGATCATAAAAAGTTTCCCTCTTTCTTTAGGACTGTTCCAAGTGATGCTTTCCAATCTTTGGGACTAGCTAAACTGGTCTTGCATTTTGGTTGGACCTGGGTTGGTTTATTGGCTATAGATAATGATTATGGTCAACAAGGAATTCAGATGGTCAGACAAGAGATAATAAAAGGTGGAGCATGTGTGGCTTTTGCAGAGAACATTATGATGAATCAGCCAGACCGCAATGCTCCTCGCATTGTGAAGGTGATAAAGGAGTCTAATGTCAAAGTAATCGTTATCTTCTCCACTGATGTTGATCTCGTTCCAGTTCTAGAAGAGATGCTGAGACATAACATCACGAACAAAACCTTTGTAGCCAGTGAAGCTTGGTCTACCTCTAGCCTTCACTCTATTGAGAAATTTTCAAGGCTCCTATCTGGCACCATTGGCCTAGCTTTTTACAGTGGAAGTATTCCTGGACTTGGCAGGTTCCTGAAAGCAGTTCACCCAAACTCATCTTTGGAAAAAGACTGGATAAAAATATTTTGGGAACAAGCATTTAATTGCAAGTTTCCCCTTGGAAGTAACACGACTAATGTTTCGAATGCCATTCTAAATGATTGCACAGGTCAAGAGAACATGGAAAACATCAAGAGTAGCTTTACTGATGTCTCCAACTTACGAACAACATACAGTGTCTACACAGCAGTCCGTGTTGTTGCAAAAGCATTGAAAGATCTGAATAACTGTGGACTGATGCAAGGTCCATTGTCACAATATAGGTGTCCAGATATTTATCTACTGCACCCTTGGCAG CTCCTTTATTATATGAAGAACGTGAGGGTGAAACTAAGTGGTGGAAGAGAACTTTATTTTGACGAGAATGGAGATCCCCCTCCTGTCTATGACATTGTGAACTGGCAGCTGAGTTCAGAAGGCTCCATACAACAGGTCAAGGTTGGCAGTTACGACACTGCAGCATCCACTAATCAGTTTTTCACCATTAACACAAGTTTGTTGCTGTGGGCGACTGAGGATCATCAG GTCCCTTTGTCAGTTTGTAGTAACAGCTGTCCATATGGATTTTGGAAAGCAGCTAGAAGTGGACAACCTGCATGCTGCTTTGAGTGTGTCCCTTGTCCTCATGGAGCAATCACTAATAACACAA ATTCCATTGATTGCATTAAGTGTCCGTTTGATCAATGGCCGAATAATGAAAAATCCACCTGCATTCCCAAGTCTATGGAATACCTCTCTTTTGAAGATCCACTTGGAACTTCTGTAACCGCCATCAGCGTGCTATCTTCTCTGGCCCCTGATTTTATTTTGAGACTTTTTTTTCAATATAAATCCAGTCCAGTTGTTAAAGCCAACAATTACTCTCTTAGTTGTCTCCTTTTAATATCCTTGTCCTTCTGTTTTCTCTCTTCAATGGCTTTCATCGGTTATCCCCAACCAGAAAAATGCTTACTCCGTCAAGCAACATTTGGTATGGTTTTTGCTCTTTGTATCTCCTGCATCTTAGCTAAAACAGTTATGGTTGTTTTAGCATTTATGGCCACCAAACCAGATAGCAATCTACGGAAGTGGGCAACACCTCAAGTTTCCTGCATGATAGTTTTCATCGGATTCTTGCTACAGTTTGTAATTTGTCTATCTTGGTTACTTCTTGCACCTCCATTCCCACAGTACAGCACCCATACTCAATCTATGGTTATAATAGTTGAATGCAATGAAGGTTCTTCCATCGCCTTCTGGACCATGTTGGGTTATCTCTTCTTTCTTGCCACCATTAGTTTCATTGTCGCCTTCCTGTCTCGAAGACTTCCTGATAGCTTCAATGAAGCACAATACATCACGTTCAGCATGTTATCCTTCCTCAGTGTCTGGATATCTTATATCCCAGGCTCACTCAGTGCAGAGGGAAAGTACACAGTTGCTATGGAAACCTTTGCCATTTTGGCCTCTAGTTGGGCGTTGGTGATCTGCATGTTTCTACCCAAATGTTTTATCATATTGTTCAGGCCAAATTTAAACTCCAAAATTAATATCATGAAAAAGGACAGATATTAA